GGGCGATGGCGGGGGCGGTGGAGGGGGAACTGGGCGAGCCACTGCCGTGAGGGGAGGGCGGGACGCGGCCGCCGTCGAGCGGCCCGCGGGACCCGGTCGGACCGTCGGGAGGGCCGGTCAGCCCCTGTCGCCGGGTTCGGGCCAGGGTCGAATCTGGCAGTGGAGGAGCACGCAGCCGCCTATCGCCTGGAGGACCGCCATGAGCGCCACCGCAGCCCCGGCCGTGCTCGACCGGGACGGTCTCGACGCCTTGGTCGCGGCGCTGAGGGCACAGGGCCGGACCGTGATCGGGCCGACCGTCCGCGACGGTGCGATCGTGCTCGCGGAACTGGACTCCGCAGACGCGCTCCCTTTCGGCTGGGGCGTCGAACTGGACGCCGGGCGCTACCGGTTGGTCCGCCGCGAGGACGGGGCCGCGTTCGCGCACAGCGCGGGGCCGCAGTCCTGGAAGAACTTCCTGCACCCGGCACGGGAGCGGCTGTGGAGCGCCGACCGGACGCCACAGGGGGACGTCTCCTTCACCCCGGAGGTGCCGGCCGCGCCCTCGTACGCCTTCCTCGGTGTCCGCCCCTGTGACCTGCGGGCCATCGCCGTCCAGGACCGGGTGCTGACCGGCGGACGGTACGGCGACAGCGGGTACGCCGGGCGCCGGGGGCGGGCGCTGCTGATCGCCGTGGAGTGCACCGAGCCCGGCGCGACCTGCTTCTGCGTGTCCATGGGCGGCGGGCCCGCCGCCGACCCCGGGTACGACCTGGCGCTCACCGAGGTGGAGGGCCGGTTCCTGGTGCGGGTGGGCAGTGACGAGGGGGCCGCGCTGCTCGCGCAGGTCCCGCACCGGGCGGCCGACACCGGCACACGGAAGACGGCACGCGCCGCGGTGGACACGGCCCGCGACCGCATGGGCCGTGCCCTGCCGCCCGTGGACCTGCGGGATCTGATGGGCGCGAGCCTGACCGCCGAGCGCTGGGACGACGTCGCCGCCCGCTGTCTGACCTGCGGCAACTGCACGATGGTCTGTCCGACCTGCTTCTGCACCACCACGGAGGAGGTCACCGACCTCACCGGCGACCACACAGAGCGGTGGCAGCGCTGGGACTCCTGCTTCGACCTGGACTTCTCGTATCTGCACGGCGGCCCGGTCCGCCCGACGTCCCGCAGCCGGTACCGGCAGTGGCTGACGCACAAGCTCGGCACCTGGCACGACCAGTTCGACATGTCCGGGTGCGTCGGCTGCGGGCGCTGCATCGCCTGGTGCCCGGCCGGCATCGACATCACGGAGGAAGTGGCCGCGCTCGACGCCGAGCGCTCGGACCGGGAAACGGAGACGGACTGATGCCTCCCTCGATCGCCCTGCGCGTGCATCACGCCCTGCCCGCCGAGCACCGTGACCGGCTGTTGCGCGTCGCCCGCGAGGTCAGCTTCCCGCCGGGTACCCGCCTGTTCGACGAAGGCGGCCACGCGGACCGCTTCTGGATCGTCCGGGACGGCACGGCCGCGCTGGACCTGCATGTGCCCGGCCGCCGCGCCCCGGTCGTCGAGACGCTCGGCGTCGGTGACCTGGTCGGCTGGTCGTGGCTGTACGAGCCGTTCGTGTGGCGGCTGGGTGCCGAGGCCGTGACCCCGGTGGGTGCCTACGAGTTCGACGCCGTCGCCGTGCGGCTGATGTGCCTGGACGACGCCGAGTTCGGCCGGGCCGTGGAGCACTGGGTGGGCCGGGTGCTCGCCCACCGGCTCCAGGCGGCCCGGACCCGGCTCCTGGACCTGTACGGTCCCCACAACAGCGGCGGTGCCCGATGACGGATGTCCCGGTGCCGTACCGCGTGGTCGCCCGCAGGCCGGAGACCGCGGACACCGTCACCCTGCGGCTGGAACCGCTCGGTGCGCCGCTGGACGATTTCGCGCCCGGGCAGTTCGCGATGGTGCACTGCTTCGGGCGCGGCGAGATCCCCGTCTCGGTGAGTTCCGTGCCGGCCACCGGCGGGCTCGCGCACACGATCCGGGCGGTGGGGGCGGTGTCGGCGGGGCTGTGCGCGGCGCGGGCCGGGGACGTGCTGGGGGTCCGGGGGCCGTACGGCGTCGGCTGGGAGCTGGAACGGGCGCGCGGACGGGACGTGGTCGTCGTCGCGGGCGGCATCGGGCTCGCGCCGCTGAGGCCGCTGATCCTGCGCGCGCTGGCCGAGCCGGCGGCGTACGGCCGCATCGACGTGCTCATCGGGGCGCGCAGCCCGGCCGAGCTGAT
This DNA window, taken from Streptomyces sp. NBC_00663, encodes the following:
- a CDS encoding 4Fe-4S dicluster domain-containing protein; amino-acid sequence: MSATAAPAVLDRDGLDALVAALRAQGRTVIGPTVRDGAIVLAELDSADALPFGWGVELDAGRYRLVRREDGAAFAHSAGPQSWKNFLHPARERLWSADRTPQGDVSFTPEVPAAPSYAFLGVRPCDLRAIAVQDRVLTGGRYGDSGYAGRRGRALLIAVECTEPGATCFCVSMGGGPAADPGYDLALTEVEGRFLVRVGSDEGAALLAQVPHRAADTGTRKTARAAVDTARDRMGRALPPVDLRDLMGASLTAERWDDVAARCLTCGNCTMVCPTCFCTTTEEVTDLTGDHTERWQRWDSCFDLDFSYLHGGPVRPTSRSRYRQWLTHKLGTWHDQFDMSGCVGCGRCIAWCPAGIDITEEVAALDAERSDRETETD
- a CDS encoding Crp/Fnr family transcriptional regulator: MPPSIALRVHHALPAEHRDRLLRVAREVSFPPGTRLFDEGGHADRFWIVRDGTAALDLHVPGRRAPVVETLGVGDLVGWSWLYEPFVWRLGAEAVTPVGAYEFDAVAVRLMCLDDAEFGRAVEHWVGRVLAHRLQAARTRLLDLYGPHNSGGAR
- a CDS encoding FAD/NAD(P)-binding protein, with amino-acid sequence MTDVPVPYRVVARRPETADTVTLRLEPLGAPLDDFAPGQFAMVHCFGRGEIPVSVSSVPATGGLAHTIRAVGAVSAGLCAARAGDVLGVRGPYGVGWELERARGRDVVVVAGGIGLAPLRPLILRALAEPAAYGRIDVLIGARSPAELISRREIERWPTAYTGVTVDRPDREWRGDVGLVTTLLDRAEFAPARTTAFVCGPEPMIRATARDLAFRGVPRDRIRVSLERNMRCATGHCGHCQLGPLLLCRAGPVVGWDEAERLLSVREL